GGCAATCATGCCGGAAAATTCCATTTTATCCTGAATAAAAAATGCGCCTTCGATGGGGAAGTTGCGGAAATTCAGATTCCGGAAGTTGCCGGGTGTGGACAAGCTTTGTTTCATATCCACATTCAGATCGTAATAGGAAAACTGCAATCCGGCTTTCAGCAGGTTGAAGCGGTTGATCTGGCTGCTCAAACTGGCATCGAGATTGAAGGAATGCACTTTTTCATCGCCGTAATCGTCCTCCGGACGACCAACGCGGTGATTGGATGGCGCAGTGTAATCCACCCAGTTGGTGTTGTTCGAATAATCTTCGATAAATTCGCCGTCATCCAGCAATTCGATGCGCTGTTCGGTGAGCAAATTCAGCGATTTCATCCGCAAATCCATGTAAGTTGAATTGCTGAAAACGTGGTTCCAGCTAAACCCGAACTGCTGCGAAACCGAATTTTCTTTGGCGATACTCAGCGTCCGGTCGAACATCCAGCGCAGATACGCGCTGCCGATATCGTTGCGGAACTGGCGATCGTAAATATATTCAAATTTTATTTTGTCCGACACGCCGAGCTGATAAGTGATGTTCCCGACAAATTGGCGATCGATATCCGCCTGTGTGGTCGGAATAATTGGCGAGATAAAATTTTGCCGGGTGGCAAAAAAGAGCTTCGCTTTTTTTGAAATCGGTCCGCCGGTGGAGAAATCGAGCCGGGTATCGTATCGGTTATCGTAATCCATTCCGACGCCGCGAACTGCCTGCATCCACAAAATTTGCGAAATCCGGGCAACGCGCAGCGAATCCTGATGGGTCAGGTTGCGCGGCGGCCACACATTAAACGGCGGCAAATATGTGGGTCCGAAACCGTAGCTGATATCATACAACGGATTCCCGTCGATCGGGTCCGGTTGCAGCCATTGTTCGAGATCCATCAGCAAATTGTAAAATTGCAAATATTGGGCATCGTAAATGCTGCCGGCTTTCGGGTCGTCCCCGGTGCCTGTCCATGTTTTGTAATATGGCAGGTTGGACGAAACTTCCATCCGGCTGTTCCATTTGTTGCCGCCCTCTTTGGTGACCATATTCACCACGCCGGATTGGGCATTGCCATATTCCGCGCTGAAACCGCTGGTGTAAACTTCCACCTCCTGCAGCGCAGTTGTGATGGGACGAAACGCGCGCGAACGGTTGAGCGGGTTCACAATGCTGCTGCCGCTGACGAGATACAACGCCTCGCCCTCGCGTCCGCCGCGGAAGTTTTCGCCAACCACATCCGCCTGCAAAGAAAGAATATCCGTCACATCCGTTACACCGGCGATGCTCTGAATTTCTTCTACCGTATAGGATTGTTTGGTGGCGGTAACATCTTTCTCAACGCCGAGCGGTTTGTATGCGGTTACCAACACTTCTTCGGCTTCCACAGATTGAGTGGCCAGCTGAAAATCCAGCCGGGTGGTTTTGTCCACTTCAACCCGCACTTTTTGTTTCACCTGATCCTGATAACCAACGTAAATCACCCGAACGTTGTAAACGCCCGGTCGCAAATTGAGGATGAAAAAGAATCCGTCCACATCAGATGCGGCGCCGGATGGCGTGTCCAATTCCACAATTTCTTCGCCGTCCCATCGGGATTCGACGACGACGTTTGCGCCAATCAGCGCTTCGCCGGTTTCGCTATCGGAAATTTTGCCGGAAATTTTACCGGTTTCGCCGGCAAAAATCCCGAGAGATCCGCCCATCAATAGCGCGAGACACCACAGTATTTTTCGCACTATCATAAACTGTCCTCCCGGTTATGTTGAAAACACATTGAACTTGACCTCTGTTTATGGGTTAACGCGCCATCCACCCGCCGTCCACGGTGAGCAAATGCCCGTTTACATAATCTGATGCTTTTGATGCGAGAAAAATAGCCACACCCGCCAGATCTGCCGGTGTTCCCCAACGTTCCGCCGGAATTCGTGCGCTGATCGCGCTGTTCCGTTCCGGATTTTCCCGCAGCGCTTTGGTGTTGTCCGTAACCATGTATCCGGGTGCAATTGCGTTAATGCAAATGCCATCCTTTGCCCATTCGTTTGCCAAAGCTTTGGTAATTTGCGCGACCGCGCCTTTGCTGGCCGCATACGACGGCACCGTAATGCCGCCGGAAAAACTGAGCAGCGAAGCGATGTTGATAATTTTGCCATAATTCCGTTTCATCATATCCCGAGCGCAAAGCTGGCTCAAAAAGAACACGGTTTTGGCATTCAGATCCATCACGTCGTCCCAATCTTTTTCCGAGAAA
The window above is part of the Calditrichia bacterium genome. Proteins encoded here:
- a CDS encoding TonB-dependent receptor, which produces MIVRKILWCLALLMGGSLGIFAGETGKISGKISDSETGEALIGANVVVESRWDGEEIVELDTPSGAASDVDGFFFILNLRPGVYNVRVIYVGYQDQVKQKVRVEVDKTTRLDFQLATQSVEAEEVLVTAYKPLGVEKDVTATKQSYTVEEIQSIAGVTDVTDILSLQADVVGENFRGGREGEALYLVSGSSIVNPLNRSRAFRPITTALQEVEVYTSGFSAEYGNAQSGVVNMVTKEGGNKWNSRMEVSSNLPYYKTWTGTGDDPKAGSIYDAQYLQFYNLLMDLEQWLQPDPIDGNPLYDISYGFGPTYLPPFNVWPPRNLTHQDSLRVARISQILWMQAVRGVGMDYDNRYDTRLDFSTGGPISKKAKLFFATRQNFISPIIPTTQADIDRQFVGNITYQLGVSDKIKFEYIYDRQFRNDIGSAYLRWMFDRTLSIAKENSVSQQFGFSWNHVFSNSTYMDLRMKSLNLLTEQRIELLDDGEFIEDYSNNTNWVDYTAPSNHRVGRPEDDYGDEKVHSFNLDASLSSQINRFNLLKAGLQFSYYDLNVDMKQSLSTPGNFRNLNFRNFPIEGAFFIQDKMEFSGMIANAGMRVDFYDLKTTFFQNPYAPFRDPDAVENVDMKVIVQPRVGVSFPVSENSVFHLNYGTFTQRPSFNQVFYNQVNSSNGIVYLGNPLLEPEKTNSYDFGLVQGITEDVRLDVSAYYKDVTNLIQDAIYKDFQDVSYQTFVNREYADIKGFHISFEKTGGFINGYVRYNYETATANRPNTLDAPLTFQEAGLDGALFTENLPALGDVYLNFDRTHKAVFNLRFNTNEDDFFSVLGYHPFGRMKFSTTFRYMTGRPYTFDNTGQGLQFNQRTPNEKDWKMRIEKGIVIQKQQFNLYFEAFNLLNQGVFSYSRAFGDKETAEDWNLRNDIFLTEYENDPYNTSRGVYLVANQPRHYRFGMYLRF
- the kduD gene encoding 2-dehydro-3-deoxy-D-gluconate 5-dehydrogenase KduD; this translates as MMNWFDLSGKTAIVTGGSTGLGSGMSLGLASAGADIVLVDHRERDEVASQIRKMGRKVLTLHGDLSQMAVMEQVVNATLDNFGKVDILVNNAGIIRRKPAIDFSEKDWDDVMDLNAKTVFFLSQLCARDMMKRNYGKIINIASLLSFSGGITVPSYAASKGAVAQITKALANEWAKDGICINAIAPGYMVTDNTKALRENPERNSAISARIPAERWGTPADLAGVAIFLASKASDYVNGHLLTVDGGWMAR